The genomic interval GGCGAGGGGCGAGCCCCGCCGCTAACGGATCTGTTGCTGCGTTGGGTTGCGGTGCCTTGGTAGAGTATGTATAACTTATTGTAGAGTAAAGAATTAACACCACGCCAAGCGGAGCTTCGATATAAGCCGTGTTGGCGTAAATGGTTATGTCCGTGGGAGCGACGACTTTATGGCGTGACGGGGGGGGCGGAAGGGTGGCTTCCCCGCAAATCGCTGTGAAAAGTACAACAAAGTGCAAGGAAGTGGAATTGCGGTATGGAGCGTACCGCTTTCGGGCCTGGCAAAGACCCTTGCGACACAGAGACGCAGAGAAAACAGTGACGGGAAAGGCTTTTTAGTTCTTCTTCAATACAGTTGCTTTTCTCTGTTTTCTCTGCGCCTCTGTGTCGCATATTCCCGGGCTTCTGTCCGTGCTGCTGGCGCATGCAAATTTGGAAATTGGAAATCGGATGAGGATTTGTTATCCTTCTGCGCTCGATTGCCCTGACAGCCAGAATCGATGGGAGAGACGCCGTGAGCGATGAACTGACCTACGCCCTGATCACGCCCTACAGCCTGCTCAAGAGCCGCACCGGCGGGATCATCAGCCGCCTGCTGGCCAACGCCCAGCTCGAGCTGGTCGCCACCCGCATGTACGTGTTCTCCGACGCCTTTGTCGACGCGTATAAAGAGATCATCTGTCCCGACGACACGCCGGCGGACTTCGCCCAGGCCTGGCGGCGGTACCTCGACGAAAACCTGCGCCGGCGGAACCAGTGGGGCCACGTGCCCCGCTGCATGCTGCTGCTGTTCCGCGGCGCCAACGCCGTGCGGCACCTCAAGGATGACGTCATCGGCAGCTTCACCGACCAGCCCGTCGGAAACACCATCCGCGGCACGTATGGCGACCTGATCCGCAACAAGGACGGATCGATCCGCCACTTCGAGCCGGCAGTCATCGCCTGCCCTTCGCCGGCGATGGCCGCGGCGCATCTGAAACTGCTGGCCGATTTCGCCGTCAGCGACGGCGGCCTGCTGACCAACCTCATCCAGTATGAACAGCCGCCGCAGGTCTCGCTGGTGATGCTCAAGCCCGACAACTTCTACACCCGCTCGCGCCGCCCGGGATACATCATCGACACGTTCAGCCTGACGGGTCTGCGCATCGTGGCGGCCAAGCTCTTCAACATGACCGTCGCCCAGGGCGAAGAGTTCTACGGGCCTCTCAAGGAGATCTTCGTCAGCAAGCTCAAGTTCCTGGTGACGAGGGCGGTGACGCAGCGCCTGTCCGGGGCGTTCGACTTCGAGGTCACCGAGGCCGACGCCGAGGTGCTGGCCAACCACCTCGCCCAGCGCAACGCCGAAACCGAGTTCAACAAGATCGTCGAGTACATGACCGGCGTGAACCCCATCACGGTCAGTCCGGACGAAAAGGCGGCCGCCAGCCGCACCAAGTGCCTGGCGCTGCTGTACGAAGGACCGCGGGCGATCGATTCGATCCGCGAGGTGCTGGGCTCGACCGATCCGAGCAAGGCCCAGCCGGGAACGGTCCGCAGCGACTTCGGTCGCGACCTGATGCGCAACGGCGCCCACGCCAGCGATTCGCCGGAAAGCGCCCTGCGCGAGCGAAAGATCGTCGGCCTGGCGCAGCGCGACCAGAAAGCCTGCGACGTCAGCGATATCATTAATGCGTATCTTTCGACGAAATAGGCTATAAGTTACAGAGGCCCGTACAACCTGCCACAGAGGCACAGAGGCCACTGAGGTAGAAGCAAGAAGCAACAGGCGTGGAGTTTTGTTTCTTATCTCTGAGCCCTCTGTGCCTCTGTGGTGAGTTTTACTTGGAGCAACGTTGTGAGCCTGCAGATTGAATGCGTCATCCTGGGTCCTCTCAAGACCAACACGTACCTGCTGGAATCGCAGGGGCAGTGGGCGGTGGTGGACCCGGCCATGGGCGCCGGCGGGCTGCCCGCGCTGCTTCAGAAGCGCGGCGCCGACGTGTCGATGATCCTGCTGACGCACGGGCACGGCGACCACATCGGCGGCGTCGGCGAGCTCAAGCAGGTCTGGCCGCGGGCACTGTGCTATTGCCCCGCGGCCGATGCGGACATGCTCGACGACCCGGATCGCAATCTCTCGGGCGTCTTCGGTCTGGCCATTACCTCTCCGCCGGCCGACGAACTTCTGAATGCCCCGGCCGTATTGACTTTGGGCGACACAACCTGGCATGTGCTAGACACTTCGGGGCATTCGCCGGGCGGCGTGTCGTTTTATAATCCCCAGGAGGGGTTGGTGCTGGCGGGCGATTCGTTGTTTTATGACGGGATCGGCCGCACCGGGTTCCGCGGCGGTGACCAGCAGCGGTTGCTGCGGAACGTGCGGGCGCAGTTGATGACGCTGCCGGACGAGACGCGCGTGTTGGCCGGGCATGGTCCGGAGACGACGATCGGGCGCGAGAGGAGCAAGAATCGGTTCCTGTCCGAGGCGGCGGCGGACCGATTGTAGGGATGTGTGGTTGGCCCGCGAGATTCACATTGACAGTGGCAGGCGGCGTCGGTAAAAGAACAGATGAAAGCTAGATGAGATTCGGTCGACCAGCCTTTTCATATATATCATCCAGCGGTCATCTCGGGCAGGTCGGGCGGAGAATCCGTGGTTGCGGCCCCCGCGCAAGGGGGTCCGATCTGGATATCCACCCGGTCCTACGTCTCTCCGGAATGGAGAGGGGCTATTAGTGGCATCCATACAAATTATCCAGGGTCCTGACCGCGGCAAGACACTCGACCTGCGAGAGGGCGAGAACATCCTCGGCCGCCAGAGCGGTTCGCTCGAACTGACCGACAGCACGGTATCGCGCCGGCACTTCATGCTCAGCCGCCAGGCGGGGCGATGGGTGCTGACGGACCTGGGCAGCGCCAACGGAACGTACCTCAACGGCGTCAAGCTCTCCAAGCCTGCGCCGCTCAACCGCGGCGACCAGATCCGCTGCGGCGGGTCGCTGCTGGTGTTCGTCGACGTCGATAGCCGCGTGGCGCGAAGCGGGTCGGTCGTCGACGTGGACGAGAACGGAAATCTCGTCGAGGCCAACATCGTCGCCACGCTGCCCTCGAATGAAGACTCGGTCATCATCCCGACGCCCGAGGCCGGCGCCACCGCCATCGACAACCTGCGGTTCCTCTACGAACTCATTCGCGAGCAGGGGACGGTCTTCGACGTCGACCAGTTGCTCGACCATATCCTCGGCCGAATCTTCGACATCCTGCCCGCCGACCGCGGCTTCACCATGCTGATCTCCGATGAGGGCAAGCTGAACCTCAAGAGTTCCCGCTTCGCCAAAGGCGTGGCCGACGAGACGCCGCCGATCTCGCGCACGATCATCAACGAGGTGCTCAACAATCAACTGGGCGTGCTGAGCACCAACGCGATGTCGGACAAGCGGTTCGCCGCCGGAAAGAGCGTACACAATTATGGCATCCGCTCGGCGGTCTGCGTGCCCATCAAGGGGCGCGACAAGATCCTGGGCATCATCCACCTCGACTGCAGCCTCTCCGAGCACACGTACTCGACCGAGCAGCTCCGCCTGCTGACGGCCATCGGGTACCAGACCGGTCTGGCGGTGGACAACATCCGCCTGCACCTGGCCAACGTGCAGCAGGAGCGGTTGGCCGCCGCCGGCGAGACGGTGGCGGTTTTGAGCCACCACATCAAAAACATCCTGCAGGCGCTGGGGGCCGGCACGGACGTGGTGGAGATGGCGCTGAACGCCAACAACATCGCCAAGGCCAAGAGCGCCTGGCCGATCGTGCAGCGCAATCTAGGGCGTATCAACGGGTTCATCCTGAACATGTTGGCCTTCAGCAAAGACCGCGAGCCGCTGATGGTCAAGACCGACGTCAACGAAGTGCTCGAGGATTGCGTGTCGCTGGTCTCGGCGGCCGCGGACGAGCGCGGCGTGGCGGTGGTGACGGAACTGGGCGAGAACCTGCCGATGATTCCGGCCGACGCCGACGGGCTGCGCCAGGCTCTGCTGAATCTGGTCAACAACGCCATGGACGCCGTCCGCGACAACGCGGGGATCATCACCCTCAAGAGCCGCTACGAAAAGACCGAGGGCAGCGTGATGCTGACGGTGATCGACAACGGCGCGGGCATTTCGCCCGAGCAGATGGACAAGATCTTCAACCCCTTCTACAGCGGCAAAGGGCAGCGCGGCACGGGCCTGGGCCTGGCCGTGGCACGTAAGATCGTCAACGAGCACCACGGAAAGATCGACGTCGATAGCACCCCCGGCGAGGGTACCAGCTTCGCCATCACCTTGCCCGTCAGCCGCCCGGCCATGGAAACCACCTCCGCCCCCGCCATCCCGGGGCGGTAAAACTTACCACAGAGACACAGAGGGCTCTGAGGTAAAACAAGACCGGGGAAAGGACACAAAGGACGGCAAGGACTGCAAAGACAAAAGCTCTTGTCCTGGTTTTTCTTTCTTCTTCCCAATCCTCTTAATCATTTCCCAATCCGGTAATCCCGCACTCCCCGTCCCTGAGCCGGAAAAGAAACAACCGACGACGAGGACGAGGACGACGACGAGGACGAAGAACCCATAGTCCCATGCGTCTCTCTTTCCCAATCCTCTTAATCATTTCCCAATCCGCGTAATCCCGCACTCCCCGTCCCCGTTCGGTTTTTGGTTTTTTCCTCTGCGCCCTCTGTGTCTCTGTGGTAAGTTTTTATCTGTATTCCATCCCGAAAGGACTCCCATGCAGTACCGTCGCTTTGGCCGGACCGAGTTGCAGATGCCGCTGATCACTTGCGGCGGAATGCGGTTTCAATTCCAGTGGCAGGACCTGCCGCTGTCCGACGTCCCCGCCGACAACCAGAACAACATGGCCGCCTGCGTCCAGCGGGCGTTCGAACTGGGTATCAACCACTTCGAGACCGCCCGCGGTTACGGCTCCAGCGAGCGACAGCTCGGGCTGATCCTGCCCAAGCTGCCGCGCGACGCCATTATCGTCCAGACCAAGATCGCCCCCGAGGACGACCCCGCCGTCTTTGTCGCCAACTTCGAGGAATCGCTGCGACGGCTGAACCTCGATTGCGTCGACCTGCTGGCGTTGCACGGGATCAACGACGAACAGGTGCTGCACCAGGCCGTGCGACCCGGCGGGTGCCTGGCGGCCGCCCGGAAGATTCAGGCCGCCGGCAAGGCCAAACACATCGGCTTCTCGACGCACGGGCCTGCCGACGTGATCGTTGCGGCCATCGAGCACGAGGGCGACGGCGGGTTCGACTACGTCAACCTGCACTGGTTCTATATCCAGCAGTGGAACTGGCCGGCGATCGAGGCCGCCACCCGGCGCGACATGGGCGTGTTCGTCATCAGCCCCGTCGACAAGGGCGGCAAGCTCTACGAGCCCCCGCAGCGCCTGGTCGACCTGTGCCAGCCGCTTCACCCGATCGTCTTCAACGACCTGTTCTGCCTGTCGCACCGGCAGGTACACACCCTGAGCATCGGCGTGTCGCGCCCGAGCGACTTCGACCACCACGCCCAGGCCGTCGACCAGCTCGAGCGGGCGCCGGCGCTGCTGGCGCCCATCGTCGCGCGGCTGGAGCAGGCGTACGAAGCGGCGGTCCAGCCGGCGCTGCGAAACCCTATGGCCATGGGCCTGCCCACCTGGAAGGACACCCCCGGCGAGATCAACATTCCCTCGATCGTCTGGCTGCGAAACCTCGCGGCGGCATACGACATGATCGAGTACGGCAAGATGCGCTACAACCTGCTCGGCAGCGGCGGGCACTGGTTCCCCGGAAACCGCGCCGACAAGATGGACGACCTGGACCTGCGCGGCGCCTTGGGGAAACATCCCGCGGCCGAGGCGGTGCTGGCCGCTGTGCGCGAGGCCCACGCCTTGCTCAAAGGCGAAGAAGTCAAGCGGTTGCAGACGGAGTAATGCGGAGCGCGGCAGCAACGGCCGCTTGCTCTGTGAGCTTTGGAAATCCGCAGTGCCGGCTCGCGCCGGGATCTATTCTTCCTTGGCGGGGAACGCTCGCTCGAGCACCGTCTTGATCATCTGGACCTTGTTGCCCTCGGGGGCGATCTTGAGAGCCTCCTGGAGGGTCTTCTTGCTCTCATCGAGTTGCTTGGCGCCGTAGAGCGCCTGGGCCTTGAGGAACAGCAGGTCCTGGGCCAGTTGACCGGTGGCCTTGAGTTTCGTCATCGCCGCGTCGATCTTGGCCAGAGCTTCCTTTATCTTGCCCGCGGACATCTCCTTTTGCACATCCGCCATGACGACGGCAAGTTCGTATTTGCCGCTCAGGCCGGCCTTGTTGCCTTCGTCGAGCTTGACGATCTCGTCGACGGTTGGGCGATAGAAATTGACCGCTACCGCCGGGTCGATTTCCGACAGGGCTTTATCCAGCAGCTTGGCCTTGTCGAGCCCGGAGGCCTTGGCCGCCGCGGCCAGCGCCTCGTCGCGCCGCACGCGGATCTGCCGTTTGGCGTTGAGCGTCTCCATGTACTTCTTGGCGCCGCCTTCCTGGTATCCCAATTCGGCGTAAGGCCTCCCCTGCGCGTCGAGCAGGTAGATCGTGGGGAAACCCTGCACGCCGAGTTTCTGCTGCCACTGGCGGTTCTGGGCCGTCAGCTCGGCCGAAAGCTTCTTGCGGGGGAAATCCAGCGTCACCAGCACGAACAGCTTGGGCGCTTCGGTGACGAAGGGCTCCTGGCTGAAAACTTCCTCGTGCAGCTTGATGCACCAGCCGCACCAGTCCGAGCCGGTGAAATCAAAGAGCAGGTCTTTGCCCTCTTTCTGGGCCTGGGCCATTGCGGCCTTTACGTCAGAACCCCACTTGGCCTCGCCGCGCGCCAGATCGCCAAAAGCCAACGCCACGCAGATCATCGCCGCCGCCGCTATTCGATTCGTCATGTCGCGCCCTTTCTATAAGGTCGGTGCTGCAAGTAACTATAACACGTCGGCAGGCAATACCCATTGCCAAATGATCCGTCCAAGCGTACAATCCCCAGCCCAACCGTTGAAAGGATGTGCCATGGGAGAGCGCAGAGAACGTAAAGATAAGCGTCTGGCCAACCAGAAGGCCACGCGCCTGAAGAACGCCCCTCGCAAAGTCAAAGCCCGCGTACGCAAAGCCGCCCGCGAAGAAGCCAAGACAACGCGCCGAACCGAGAAGTAATCTGTGGAGTGCGGCAGCCAAAGCTGCCGCTTTGGAAGTTTTCCGGCGGGGTGCCATGACGGCCGCTGTGCAGCCGCCATGTCCCTGACCGTTCCCCCACCCATGGCGGCTGAGAGATGGCGCCATGCTCGTCCATCTGTCGTATTCGAAAAACTACCAAAGCGGCAGCTAAGGCTGCCGCAATCCATACGCTGCGCGGAGGTTTTTCAGTCCCGCCGCCAGGCCCTTCAGGCAGTCGTCCGAGCCTTCGTATTCGATGGAGATGAATCCGTTGTATCCGGCGGCCTCTATCGCCGCCACGCAGCCGCGAACGTCCACGCTGCCTTCGCCCACGGCAGTGCCTTCCAGCAGCGCCCCGCCGCGAGAGCGCAGGCCGCCCTTGCCGGCCGACGCCGCCGCTGACGTGACGCGGAAGTCTTTGGCGTGGACATGCACGGCGAAAGGCGCCATCCGCCGCGTGGCGGCCACCGGATCGTCGTCGGCGCAAAGGAAGTTGCCGATGTCGATCAACCAGCCGAAGTTCGGGTCGGCCACCGCGCGGGCGAGTTTCTCGCAGCGGATCGAATCCTGCACGAAGTACCCGTGATTCTCGACGCACGTTCGGATGTTCAATTCCGCCGCAAACTGCGTGATCTGCCGGCAGGCGTCGGCCAGCGCGGGCAACACGGCGTCGAACT from Planctomycetaceae bacterium carries:
- a CDS encoding nucleoside-diphosphate kinase, producing MSDELTYALITPYSLLKSRTGGIISRLLANAQLELVATRMYVFSDAFVDAYKEIICPDDTPADFAQAWRRYLDENLRRRNQWGHVPRCMLLLFRGANAVRHLKDDVIGSFTDQPVGNTIRGTYGDLIRNKDGSIRHFEPAVIACPSPAMAAAHLKLLADFAVSDGGLLTNLIQYEQPPQVSLVMLKPDNFYTRSRRPGYIIDTFSLTGLRIVAAKLFNMTVAQGEEFYGPLKEIFVSKLKFLVTRAVTQRLSGAFDFEVTEADAEVLANHLAQRNAETEFNKIVEYMTGVNPITVSPDEKAAASRTKCLALLYEGPRAIDSIREVLGSTDPSKAQPGTVRSDFGRDLMRNGAHASDSPESALRERKIVGLAQRDQKACDVSDIINAYLSTK
- a CDS encoding MBL fold metallo-hydrolase, whose amino-acid sequence is MSLQIECVILGPLKTNTYLLESQGQWAVVDPAMGAGGLPALLQKRGADVSMILLTHGHGDHIGGVGELKQVWPRALCYCPAADADMLDDPDRNLSGVFGLAITSPPADELLNAPAVLTLGDTTWHVLDTSGHSPGGVSFYNPQEGLVLAGDSLFYDGIGRTGFRGGDQQRLLRNVRAQLMTLPDETRVLAGHGPETTIGRERSKNRFLSEAAADRL
- a CDS encoding ATP-binding protein translates to MASIQIIQGPDRGKTLDLREGENILGRQSGSLELTDSTVSRRHFMLSRQAGRWVLTDLGSANGTYLNGVKLSKPAPLNRGDQIRCGGSLLVFVDVDSRVARSGSVVDVDENGNLVEANIVATLPSNEDSVIIPTPEAGATAIDNLRFLYELIREQGTVFDVDQLLDHILGRIFDILPADRGFTMLISDEGKLNLKSSRFAKGVADETPPISRTIINEVLNNQLGVLSTNAMSDKRFAAGKSVHNYGIRSAVCVPIKGRDKILGIIHLDCSLSEHTYSTEQLRLLTAIGYQTGLAVDNIRLHLANVQQERLAAAGETVAVLSHHIKNILQALGAGTDVVEMALNANNIAKAKSAWPIVQRNLGRINGFILNMLAFSKDREPLMVKTDVNEVLEDCVSLVSAAADERGVAVVTELGENLPMIPADADGLRQALLNLVNNAMDAVRDNAGIITLKSRYEKTEGSVMLTVIDNGAGISPEQMDKIFNPFYSGKGQRGTGLGLAVARKIVNEHHGKIDVDSTPGEGTSFAITLPVSRPAMETTSAPAIPGR
- a CDS encoding aldo/keto reductase; the protein is MQYRRFGRTELQMPLITCGGMRFQFQWQDLPLSDVPADNQNNMAACVQRAFELGINHFETARGYGSSERQLGLILPKLPRDAIIVQTKIAPEDDPAVFVANFEESLRRLNLDCVDLLALHGINDEQVLHQAVRPGGCLAAARKIQAAGKAKHIGFSTHGPADVIVAAIEHEGDGGFDYVNLHWFYIQQWNWPAIEAATRRDMGVFVISPVDKGGKLYEPPQRLVDLCQPLHPIVFNDLFCLSHRQVHTLSIGVSRPSDFDHHAQAVDQLERAPALLAPIVARLEQAYEAAVQPALRNPMAMGLPTWKDTPGEINIPSIVWLRNLAAAYDMIEYGKMRYNLLGSGGHWFPGNRADKMDDLDLRGALGKHPAAEAVLAAVREAHALLKGEEVKRLQTE
- a CDS encoding thioredoxin family protein, translated to MTNRIAAAAMICVALAFGDLARGEAKWGSDVKAAMAQAQKEGKDLLFDFTGSDWCGWCIKLHEEVFSQEPFVTEAPKLFVLVTLDFPRKKLSAELTAQNRQWQQKLGVQGFPTIYLLDAQGRPYAELGYQEGGAKKYMETLNAKRQIRVRRDEALAAAAKASGLDKAKLLDKALSEIDPAVAVNFYRPTVDEIVKLDEGNKAGLSGKYELAVVMADVQKEMSAGKIKEALAKIDAAMTKLKATGQLAQDLLFLKAQALYGAKQLDESKKTLQEALKIAPEGNKVQMIKTVLERAFPAKEE
- a CDS encoding sugar phosphate isomerase/epimerase: MKTAVSSYSFSQYLGRGKDLLWAVETAAELGFEGMEFTGLGGEAPEDLAAGVKDACAAFGLPIVSYTVGANLLDNTPAAVEGVKRELQIAAILGAPVLRHDAAWRGPDQSKSEAEFDAVLPALADACRQITQFAAELNIRTCVENHGYFVQDSIRCEKLARAVADPNFGWLIDIGNFLCADDDPVAATRRMAPFAVHVHAKDFRVTSAAASAGKGGLRSRGGALLEGTAVGEGSVDVRGCVAAIEAAGYNGFISIEYEGSDDCLKGLAAGLKNLRAAYGLRQP